In Papaver somniferum cultivar HN1 chromosome 1, ASM357369v1, whole genome shotgun sequence, a genomic segment contains:
- the LOC113298998 gene encoding protein S-acyltransferase 21-like — protein sequence MARRHGWQLPAHTFQVVAITVFSLLSVAFFAFFAPFLGKDIYEYVAMGVYSFLALSVFVLYVRCTAIDPADPGILIAGDERSAYGSQHTNELPGNASSTGEPGKIGLKNGERSTRHDSSFCSTLGGVFCGCMVKEDCRNDEEYMQQQAGEEDALFCTLCNAEVRKFSKHCRSCDKCVDGFDHHCRWLNNCVGRKNYVTFVSLMAFSLLWLAVECGVGIAVLVLCFVDKKGTANRIEERLGVGFSRPILASLVAICTAVSLLATVPLGELFFFHMILIRKGITTYEYVVAMRTQSEPPGPSVDGGMEQQSLPSSPTSSAVTAISGRSSLGMGLQYKGAWCTPPRIFMDHQDEIIPHLGPGRVPSTVDPDLELSNKEKGLPRQPVRISAWKLAKLDSNEAIKAAAKARASSSVLRPVNSRHHPSDAGHLSSGSASVRSSPMNNTDHGFNTREAGSGIVGISRKSSYPPSRASVEDLDTCANSVSSFNSPHRTNMLTPPMEQRVPHDRAQFNPMYQSSADQSPWSAKASEGGTDIIPRETVEMNPIKKNNVGVGENTRNSVFWDQEAGRFMSTASRNTGTSSASQVAGAELLYTGQSIFFGGPLVNEGLKRGPRHGVGLSGASGLERGSTSSHYQQQGRSERGGQLPVFVPTDSHTNQLSTSRLP from the exons ATGGCTAGACGCCATGGTTGGCAACTTCCTGCTCATACTTTTCAG GTTGTGGCCATAACTGTTTTTTCATTGCTATCTGTTGCATTCTTTGCTTTTTTTGCTCCATTCCTTGGGAAAGACATCTATGAATATGTGGCAATGGGTGTTTATTCTTTCTTG GCGCTTTCCGTATTTGTTCTTTATGTTAGATGTACAGCAATTGACCCTGCTGATCCTGGAATTCTTATTGCGGGTGATGAGAGATCAGCATATGGGTCACAGCATACCAATGAATTGCCAG GTAATGCATCTTCAACTGGAGAGCCTGGCAAGATAGGATTGAAGAACGGAGAAAGATCAACTCGGCATGATTCTAGTTTCTGTTCAACACTTGGAGGTGTCTTTTGCGGCTGTATGGTGAAAGAAGACTGCCGCAACGATGAGGAATATATGCAGCAACAAGCTGGTGAAGAAGATGCCTTATTTTGCACATTGTGTAATGCTGAG GTGCGGAAGTTCAGCAAACATTGCAGAAGTTGTGATAAATGTGTTGATGGATTTGACCATCATTGTCGG TGGCTAAACAATTGTGTGGGGAGGAAAAACTACGTCACGTTTGTGTCTCTCATGGCATTCAGTCTTCTATGG CTCGCTGTTGAATGTGGGGTTGGTATTGCTGTCCTGGTCCTGTGTTTTGTTGATAAAAAGGGTACAGCAAATCGAATAGAAGAGAGGCTTGGAGTTGGTTTCTCCCGACCGATATTGGCATCTTTGGTT GCCATATGTACAGCTGTTTCTCTTTTGGCTACTGTGCCTTTAGGAGAACTATTCTTTTTCCACATGATTTTGATACGAAAG GGAATTACCACCTACGAATATGTGGTGGCCATGAGGACACAAAGTGAACCTCCGGGGCCATCTGTTGATGGGGGAATGGAGCAGCAAAGTCTACCCTCTTCACCAACCAGCTCAGCAGTAACTGCTATAAGTGGAAGAAGCTCTCTTGGGATGGGCTTACAATACAAAGGTGCTTGGTGCACACCCCCTAGAATATTCATGGACCATCAG GACGAAATAATTCCACATCTGGGACCTGGACGTGTACCATCAACAGTAGATCCAGATCTTGAGTTATCCAACAAGGAAAAAGGCTTACCCCGACAACCAGTTCGTATCAGTGCCtggaagctagcaaagttggattcAAACGAAGCAATAAAAGCAGCTGCAAAAGCTAGGGCATCATCATCTGTATTACGACCTGTAAATTCGCGTCATCACCCATCCGATGCAGGTCATTTATCAAGTGGTAGCGCTAGCGTTAGAAGCAGCCCTATGAACAACACGGATCATGGTTTTAATACCAGAGAGGCTGGATCTGGGATTGTAGGGATATCTCGTAAGAGTTCTTACCCTCCTAGTCGTGCCAGTGTAGAGGATCTTGACACTTGTGCTAATAGCGTTAGTAGTTTTAACAGTCCTCACCGCACTAACATGCTTACTCCTCCAATGGAACAAAGAGTTCCTCATGATAGAGCACAGTTCAATCCAATGTATCAATCTTCGGCTGATCAATCTCCATGGTCGGCAAAAGCCAGTGAAGGAGGGACAGATATCATCCCACGTGAAACTGTAGAAATGAACCCAATTAAGAAAAACAATGTGGGCGTTGGAGAGAACACGAGAAACTCAGtgttttgggatcaagaagctggACGATTTATGTCAACAGCTTCTAGAAATACAGGGACTTCTTCTGCTTCTCAAGTTGCTGGAGCAGAGTTACTTTACACGGGTCAGTCTATATTCTTTGGTGGTCCTCTTGTCAATGAAGGGTTAAAGAGGGGTCCTAGACATGGTGTCGGTTTGTCAGGGGCCAGTGGTTTGGAAAGAGGCTCAACTTCAAGCCACTATCAACAGCAAGGTAGATCAGAGAGAGGAGGTCAGCTTCCTGTGTTTGTTCCCACTGATTCTCATACAAACCAGCTATCAACTTCTAGACTGCCTTAA
- the LOC113299003 gene encoding MLO-like protein 5: protein MGEEMNRGATSHSRELDQTPTWAVAIVVAVIIVLSIILEKVLHRVGEWFTERKKLALYEALEKVKGELMVLGFISLLLTFGQNYIAKICVPLRIADTMLPCAYGGNHHDVDTSHVPPLSPHSPDSGHGDGELEHGTGEHSPDSGHEAGESEHETGEHSPDSGHEAGESEHESGEHSPPTTDSGHEAGESEHETGEHSPPTTDSGHEAGESEHGPGDHHRRLLWDNRRVLSADSENFQCKDGFEPLISLHGLHQLHIFIFFLAIFHVIFSASTMMLGRLKIRGWKEWESEISSNDYEDSNDPARFRLTHETSFVKSHATFWTRTRFFFYVGSFLRQFFRSVRRADYHTMRNGFVTVHLAPGSKFNFQKYIKRSLEDDFKVVVGISPLLWASVVLYLLLNVSGWQAMFWVSVTPLFVILAVGTKLQAIITQMALEIQQRHAVVQGIPLVQVSDRHFWFAWPPLILYLIHFTLFQNAFQITYFLWIWYEFGLRSCFHQNFNLIILRVILGVLVQFMCSYITLPLYALVTQMGSTMKKSIFDEQTSKALKQWHKNAVHKKAEGGTGKKPKTPTRTLGGSPGGSPSNSPRRPSDPQSSSAATLIANVDHDQHEVELITQRGPTDLLSGP, encoded by the exons ATGGGAGAAGAAATGAACAGAGGTGCAACATCACATTCAAGAGAGCTTGATCAAACACCAACATGGGCAGTTGCAATTGTTGTTGCTGTTATTATTGTGTTATCCATTATACTTGAAAAGGTTCTTCATCGTGTTGGAGAG TGGTttacagaaagaaaaaaattagctCTATATGAAGCTCTTGAGAAGGTTAAAGGAG AGTTGATGGTTCTAGGATTTATCTCCTTACTCTTGACTTTCGGCCAGAACTACATTGCCAAAATCTGTGTTCCCCTGAGGATTGCAGATACAATGCTGCCATGTGCTTATGGAGGCAACCACCATGATGTGGACACTAGTCATGTGCCACCACTGTCGCCTCATTCTCCAGATAGTGGCCATGGTGATGGTGAATTAGAACACGGGACTGGTGAACATTCGCCTGATAGTGGCCATGAAGCTGGTGAGTCAGAACATGAGACTGGTGAACATTCGCCTGATAGTGGCCATGAAGCTGGTGAGTCAGAACATGAGAGTGGTGAACATTCGCCTCCCACCACTGATAGTGGCCATGAAGCTGGTGAATCAGAACACGAGACTGGTGAACATTCGCCTCCCACCACTGATAGTGGCCATGAAGCTGGTGAATCAGAACATGGGCCTGGTGACCATCATCGGAGGCTTTTGTGGGATAATCGTAGAGTTTTGTCTGCTGATTCAGAGAATTTTCAATGCAAGGAT GGTTTTGAGCCACTTATATCCTTACATGGATTACATCAGCTACACATCTTCATATTCTTTTTGGCCATCTTTCATGTCATATTTAGTGCATCAACAATGATGCTTGGAAGACTTAAG ATTCGTGGGTGGAAGGAATGGGAGTCAGAGATTTCATCCAATGACTACGAAGATTCAAACG ATCCTGCACGATTTAGGCTTACTCACGAGAcatcttttgtgaaatctcatGCAACTTTCTGGACTAGAACTCGGTTCTTCTTCTATGTT GGTTCTTTCTTGCGGCAATTTTTCCGGTCTGTCCGTAGGGCCGATTACCATACCATGCGTAATGGATTTGTAACC GTTCATTTAGCACCTGGAAGTAAGTTCAATTTTCAGAAATATATTAAAAGGTCATTAGAAGATGACTTCAAAGTAGTTGTCGGTATCAG TCCTTTGTTATGGGCTTCCGTGGTTCTCTACTTGCTTCTTAATGTTAGTG GATGGCAGGCAATGTTTTGGGTATCCGTAACGCCTCTATTT GTAATATTGGCTGTCGGAACGAAGCTTCAAGCTATCATAACACAAATGGCTCTTGAAATCCAACAGAGACATGCAGTTGTTCAAGGGATTCCTCTTGTTCAAGTCAGTGACAGGCATTTTTGGTTTGCTTGGCCTCCACTGATTCTTTATCTAATACATTTCACCCTGTTTCAG AACGCGTTCCAGATAACATATTTCTTGTGGATATGG TATGAGTTCGGGTTAAGATCTTGCTTCCATCAAAATTTCAATTTGATAATTCTCAGAGTCATTCTGGG GGTTTTAGTTCAGTTTATGTGCAGCTACATTACACTTCCCCTTTATGCCCTCGTAACTCAG ATGGGGTCAACCATGAAGAAGTCAATATTTGACGAGCAAACGTCGAAAGCACTGAAGCAGTGGCATAAGAATGCAGTTCACAAGAAAGCTGAAGGGGGGACAGGGAAGAAACCAAAAACTCCAACTAGAACACTGGGTGGGAGCCCAGGTGGATCCCCATCTAATTCTCCTAGACGACCTTCAGATCCTCAATCGTCTTCAGCAGCTACTCTTATTGCCAACGTTGATCACGATCAACATGAAGTAGAGTTAATAACCCAACGAGGTCCAACTGACTTACTAAGCGGACCATGA